GCTGATGGATTGAGTTTGACATAGGTCTTGTCTTCTAGAGAACTACTAAGATCGCACATGCAGCAATCATGGCGAGCACTTCCACAGATGTTTCACCACTTTGGCTATGACTTGCAAAACCAGTCACATATTTCTATTGCCCACTTGAGCCTTGCTAATTTATGCTGGGTTACACTTACTAGTTGATATAGTATCTTTATTGCACGGTTAAGAATTTCCTCTGCAATTATGGTGCAAGGATGCTGGATCACAGTCTACTGAAAATAGAATTGTATTTGCCATACAACCCTTAGCACTATGCCACTATCATGTAAAttgtaatataataaattaataatacaaATTTGTCTCAACCTGAATAAATAGAATGTTATATTTAGAGGAGCATCTTCTTCCGTTTACACCAGAAAGATTGATTTGTACAGTACAACTATTGCAAAGTTCACAAATCATTTTAGCTCAGGACTTGTTGGTTTTACATCGTTTGCATCATCCTATTAGATGTAGCTTCTTCTCTGATCCCTTACAAACATTTTGGTAATGTATTGGTTCACCTAACCTTGTCACTGTCAACTTGTTGAAGGAGTGTGTTTAAAAATAAGCGTCGTGGTTACTCTAGGTAACTCCATATGCCACTACAAATCCCACTGTTGGAAAGGATCCTATAAATGTATAACTGTATATATCTCCATCATCATGTTTGGTCCGTACCTGAAATTTGTCGAAAATTTACAGGATCACACCATAGAGCACTtcaaggaagaagagagggagcTGCTCCCACGATTGGAAGGAGTACGGCGGAtgcagagagaggaggggaatgTATCTGACAAGTCCAATACAGCATGGGCATCGGAGGCAATGGGTACGATGGAGATGACGCACTCTAAGCTGTTCGCATTCTTCATGACTGGTCTCTTGCCTCAGGAGGCTATTCAATACTTGGACCTGGTATGCCGATGTACTAAAAATACTAGGCATCTGGTTTCGATGCTCAGATCGCTTGCAGAGCGGCTGGAAGACGCAAACCCAGCAATTATACACAACAACCCCACAAAACTATATGAGCACCTACTTGTAAAATCCCCATAAAGTATAATCCCCCCGTCGTGCAGATAATTGTTGTGCCACGTAAATTGTGAatgctaactttttttttcttgcctgGAGTGCAGCTATGTATTTTTCGGGTTTGTTGAGCTCCGTAAAAGCCTGTATATCTTATGGTGTTATCGCAGAAGTGTGTGCGTGTGACTACAGGGAAAATATTGACAGGTGATTGCAATGACAATGATTGATACTGACCACTTTAGACAGCGTTTTATTGTGTTCCTGCTAATCTGGCTCAAAATGGTGCTGATTTCTTACCATTCTTGCAATCTGCTTTGTCATCTATTTCTCTTGTGGATCAATAAGAATATTTAGATCTGCATCCGGCAATGGATTATTACACACTAATGAAAACATAAGCAGATGAAGTGCGCATATTTCAATCAACTTTCAGGAAGTAACACATTTCATCAGATGATCTCATGCAAGATCAATTGCATTAAACAAGAAGTCGACTGTTTATTTACCGAAAATGGTCATAAATCGTAAGCCACAGTCTCATACCACGAATCGACGAACTTCGTATCTTTCAGGTACAATCTTCAAAATTTTCGTCATCTCCAATGCTACCTTCGTGTAAGATCTGCTTCACCTTGTTCATGATCTCCTGCATCTGCTTCCTGGAATGAAGAGGGCAAGGATACATGCATGCCAACTCCAGCTGACCATCTCTGATGGAGTCGAACAAGCCGATCGATGGGCCGACGCCATGCACGGTGGCGCCGCAAACGAATTCCTCCACGCCAGCCTTGCCCTGAAGATCAGACAGCTCGTAGACCACCGGCTCCTCGAACACGGAGACGACCGCTGTTCGGAGCGCGGTGGCCGTCGTCAGCTGGGGGTTCTCGATGGCCCGGCACATGAGGAAGTTGAGGTCGCTGATGTCGGTGAGGTGTTTCTTGCTGTTCTTGGCGCTGGCGTAGGAATCTTGGCACCTCTTGGCCAGCTCCCACAGCCCTTCTCCTCCATGGACTGTGTGGGTGTTGGTGATGGCAGAGTGAAAGAACCCTACAGCATCAGGTCAGCAATGTCAGCAATACTCTGTTGTACTAGAATGTTTCTCGTGCTGCATTGATGAGCACTGTTGTAGTGTTGTGCCCTGTGATCAATGTAAGTAAAAGATGTTGGTACTTGGTGGTACTCACCAACATTGTGATCATCCAGTGCAGGTTCAAGAAACTTGCGGCAATTGATCAGGATCGCAATGGAGTACGTCTCCTGCTGGTCGTCGCTCTTCAGCTGCTTCGACTGCCGTGCAGCAAGCAGCGTCGCGGCAGCCATGGCTGAGCATAGCTTCACTCCGTTCTGCTTGCACGCCTAGATCAGTGGCAATGTGGTTAGGAGGAGCGGTCTGCGTGTTGCAGGTACAATGTGAGAGAGAAATGGTTAGGCTCACGTCGAGCAGCCTCGTCGTCTCCTCGCGGTCGAAGCCGAGGCGCAGCATCTGCGTGGACCTCTCCGTGCCGGTCACCTCGAACGGCAGCGTCGACGTGCGCAGGCCATTGATGGAGTAGCCCACCATGTCGAGCCCCCGAGCCCAGAACGGCTTCCACGAGTCCCTCTGCGGTATCCTCTCCTCCAGCGCCGCGTGCACCGCCGCGTCCTCGGGGTCGGCCGCGGGCGCGGCACCGTCGCTGGCCAGCAGCGCGACGAGCTCCCTCACCAGCGAGGCCGACGCCGCGCGGTCGCACGCGGCCGTGTGGATCCGGACGAACAGCGCCGACCCCCCAcccgctggcggcggcggctcgtaGAGCGTGGCGAAGAGCACCGGTGGCGCGTCGGGCTCGGGTTCGGATGCCGCAGAGGCGGCGGTCCATGGGTTGCGGTTGAGCTCGAGCTCGAGAAGGGAGAGGAAGTCGGGGGCGGACTCGGGCACGGGGAGGAGCTCGAGCGCGAGCGGGAGCGGGGGCGCATTCGGCACGGCGGAGGGGAAGGCGAGGGTTGGGCTGCCGGAAGCGGCCccgcggaggcgcgcgcggaggaCGGGGTGAGCGTCCACGACGGCCTGGACGGCTGCcaccaccccgccgccgccgcgcgcgaggCGGAACGCGAGCAGCGTCGTGCCGGTTCCGCCCGGCACGGCGCGGCACCAGCTGTACTCCATCCCGCCCACCGCGCGGGCGGGCcactcggccgccgccgcctccggctcgccgccggcgctcgcGGGATCCATGCAAGAACGGCGACtgtttggtggtggtggatcgGAGATCGCACCTGCGTGTGTTCGATTGGTGGTTGGGCTTGGCCGGCCGCGGGCGGTGTGGCGCTCTGTCGCCACCTCTCCTAGGCTCCTTCCGCTCCCGTGGCTGCTTACGCAGCAGACGATTCACGATTTCGCAGAAAAAAACACAGTCGAGCTGATGGAACGCGAAATGGTTTGTAGCTTCGGACAAAGCCGTCCCCGTCTCGTCCACTCGGCCGTGTCTGGGCcaaggggtgtttagttgaaGCGATGGAAATTGTTGGATATCACATCGAAAGTTTAATCGGATGttgaaagaaatttttaaatacgaatgaaaaaaagaatttcacggTTTGcatagaaaccgtgagacgacttttgagccaaattaattcttcattagcgtatgtgggttactgtagcacttataactaatcatggacttattagatttaaaagattcgtctaatgatttctcatataactatgaaattggttttttatttatttatatttaatgttttatttaaatatctaaagattcgatgggGGCGGTGACAGCGTAGTAGCACCGGCAGTAGTGTTTCGTGATCTCCTTCCTTTTGATTGGTCACCACCACACGCGATATGGGATGGAGGTCTGGCACTGGTCGGGTTCCCATCGcgtgttgttgctgctgctgctgaattGCAGCGCTCATCGATGTATCATGTACTGTTacttttgtattaaaatatgttatatttctagttcaaatttaaattagaaatatagTCAACACAGTACCATGTGATATCATCATATTTACGGAACAAAGTTACTCATTCCATTTGATCATCGTATAATATTTCTGTGAAGTTGCTCATCGTCACCATAATTCAATATCCTCAACAAACAGAAATTCAGTACAAATCTGTTTTATTAACAGAGTAGTTCTTCACcgatcaaaaaaatatgaagaacaATGTATCCCTCCAGTGGTCAAAAGATGGCATGTTACACTAAGTTCCAGCTAACAGCCTAGTCAAATTTTAGCAGATGACAGAAAGTTGGGAGCCATTATCTCCAGTAGCCCCTTGGGATTGTCCACATGAACCCAATGGCCAGATCTGGGGAGAACGTGAAGAGAAACTTTACCTGCATCAGGATCGCTCTCTCTCCTTGACAGTGCTTTTAGCCTCTGAACATCATCAGGGTGCCATCTATCGCTGTGCTCCGCTTGCACTATTGCAATGTCCAAACCCTTAGGAGGGTTCTCAAGCAGTGTCCAATAACTTCTTTCTCTGTATATAAAGAAATTTTCCCCAGTttacaaaaatcaaaatgcaATTAAACATGTAGACGCATGATTAGTATGAGCAAGAAGCTGTTGAACATTCATGGATATACTAtaagctactacctccgtttcacgatgtaaaactttctatcATTTGccagattcatatagatattaatgaatctagacatatatacaaataatatacatagatcaatagatgaattaggCATAGCCAAaatgtcttacaatatgagACAGAGGGAATATTTCGCAGATTATGGTGGATAGGAAATCTGAAATGGAAGTGCGGTTAGAGGAAAATGCAAGGTGAACATTACCTATAAGAATTAAACATATCTATGGCAGCCTGAAGATCAAATGCCCATGTCACATGTTCATTGTCCTTTTTTAAGTTGCTCCCAATCCATTCTGAAAGAGATTTTGAAAATCCCAAGTTGAGCATGTGGTCGACAACCCACCTGACAGATAACAGGCATCAGCACTGACGATATAACAAACATGAATCATTAGTCCTTCCTGATAAACATTATGAAGGGGCCAAAACGTTCTCTATCCTTAAACAGTAAGGCTCCTTGTTTGGTTGTATATACATCATTACAAGATAATTGATCAAAACAGGCCTCAGTCATCATATACTGTAATGGATGGACTATATTTTTGTGTCTTCAgaaatattacatatatacaagAGCAACATCTGGAGTTTGGCTATAAAACATTACATTTCTAACACAACTCAGGCCTAAGCATGACGTTAACAGGGCCACTTGACTTGAAACACAAGGTGTCTAAAGTTATTTATGGCGTTTCAACCATAAAACAATACAACATGAAAAAACTCAGCAATAAGACATTATAAGTTTATAACGCACCAGGTGTTTCAGAGGACCTAGC
This is a stretch of genomic DNA from Oryza brachyantha chromosome 1, ObraRS2, whole genome shotgun sequence. It encodes these proteins:
- the LOC102701397 gene encoding uncharacterized protein LOC102701397; translation: MDPASAGGEPEAAAAEWPARAVGGMEYSWCRAVPGGTGTTLLAFRLARGGGGVVAAVQAVVDAHPVLRARLRGAASGSPTLAFPSAVPNAPPLPLALELLPVPESAPDFLSLLELELNRNPWTAASAASEPEPDAPPVLFATLYEPPPPAGGGSALFVRIHTAACDRAASASLVRELVALLASDGAAPAADPEDAAVHAALEERIPQRDSWKPFWARGLDMVGYSINGLRTSTLPFEVTGTERSTQMLRLGFDREETTRLLDACKQNGVKLCSAMAAATLLAARQSKQLKSDDQQETYSIAILINCRKFLEPALDDHNVGFFHSAITNTHTVHGGEGLWELAKRCQDSYASAKNSKKHLTDISDLNFLMCRAIENPQLTTATALRTAVVSVFEEPVVYELSDLQGKAGVEEFVCGATVHGVGPSIGLFDSIRDGQLELACMYPCPLHSRKQMQEIMNKVKQILHEGSIGDDENFEDCT